Within Hyalangium ruber, the genomic segment CTGGGCGTCTGGCAGGAGACGGAGACGGCGCTGCAGCGCCGGGTGCTCGGCGTCACGGGAGACCCGTGGCTCACGCGCCTGTGGGGGCGCTGGCACAAGGAGATCTTCGCGGACCTCATCGCCTGCGTGCTGGGCGGGCCCGCCTCGGTCCACTCGATGAAGGACTTCCTGGCCTACCCGCCCGCGCGCGTGCTGACGTTCCACCCGCTCAGCGTCCACCCCACGCCGTACGTGCGGGTGCTCATCCAGGCGGAGATGCTGCGGCGGATGGGCTTTCCGGATCAGGCGCGAAGGGTGCGCAACAACTGGAACCAGCTCTATCGCGGGTACCTGCCGGCTGCGCGGATTCCCGAGCGGCTGCTGCGCACGGCCTCCCAGGTCATCCCCCACGTGGTGGATGAGATTGCCTACCAGCCCCGCCGGAACATGGGGCAGAGCGCGCTGGTGGACGTGGTGCCCTTCCAGCCGACGGATCAGGAGCGAATCCTTCGGGCCGCGGAGGCGCTGGGGCGGGGGAGCCTGCCCGAGGGGCTGCCGCCGCGCTTCGTGGTGGGGGCCAGCCGAGAGGCACTCGAACGGAGGCTTGCCTCGCCCGAGCGCATTTCGAGCACGGTGCTCAATCATCTGGCGAGGCTCGGCTCGCGGGGCGCGCGGGCGCCAGGCGTGAGCGCCACCATGGCCGCATGACACGACTTCAGGGGGAGGGACGATGTACGAGAATGTGAAGGGACGCAGTGCCACGGCCTCGCTGGAGCTGGCCGCGAGCGCGAAGACGAAGTTCGACGAGTTCCTGCGGCGGCAGCTGGGCATCAGCAACGCGCAGGATCCGGCCTCGGTGGTGGGCGCGCTGCGCAAGCTCTACCCGTCCACGGCCGCGCGGCTGGACGATGAGAGCCGGGGCGTGGCCATCCGCCAGGGGGGCGAGCCCGAGCGCCTGACGGTGGCGCCCACCGGCGGCATGGGCTCGCCGGGCGTGCTGCGCTACCAGCTGGTGCGCCAGGCGCTGGAGGCGGACCTGGGCCATGTGGTGGAGCACCCCTCCAACCGCGACTACAAGGCGCCGCTGACGGGCTGGAAGGACGCGGTGCTCGCCGAGCTGTCCGAGGGAGAGTCGGCGGCGTACCGGGCGGCGGACCCCGCTCAGCGGGACCGCACCTTCTATAGCGTGCGCAAGCTGGGGGACTACGCGCGGGTGGCGCGCATGGCGGGGTTGCTCAACCCGGTGCTGGACGCCGAGTTCCGCCGGCTGGCCTCCACCATGGACGAGGCCGCCATCGTGCTCCGGGTGCTCGCCGGGGAGACGATGTTCCGGGCGGGCTTCGACGAGGGCGGCACCGTCTTCCAGGTGGCCTTCGAGGACCTGCGGCAGCGCCGCGAGACGCTGATCGGCGCGCTGGAGCGCTTCACCTCCGCCACCCACGAGGGGGAGGAGGACTGGGGGGATGGCGAGGCCTCCTACGGGGCGCTGCTGCGCGTGCTGAGCGAGCAGGGCCACTCGGAGCTGCGCGCCATCATCCGGCCAGAGACGATGACGCGGCTCTTGGATGTGTTGCTGGACTCGGTGCCCCAGCAGCAGCCGGACTACCTGCGGGGCATCGCCTCGACGGTGCCGCTGGAGATGGTGCAGCTGCGGCGGCTGCGCGCGGTGGCCACCGAGCTGCTCAAGGGGCGGGGTGGTAGGAACCAGGCGGCCTCCGCGCCGCTCAGCGCCTTCGTCCAGGCGCTCACGCTGTTCATCGACGCGTTCGCCGAGCCGGGCACGGGCTCGCGGCTGCTCAACATCTCCCTGCCGGCGCCCTTCGCCTCGCTGCAGCTGGCGCGCGCCGACAAGGGTGGTGACATCGTCCGCGCCCTGTTCCATGTCCGCACGCGGCTGCAGGTGGAGCTGGATGCCATCCACGCCGACCCGAACGTCGATCCCCTCGACTGGCCGCTCATCGTGAAGCTGGACCGGGTGCTCTACGATTTGGACCGGGCCATCGACCTGTACCTGATGGGCGGGGGCAACAACCTGGATGGCTTCGAGGAGCGCCGCGCGCGCATGTACGCGGTGATGCTGCAGCGGTGGCTGGACCAGAAGCAGGCGACGGCGCCGGGCGATGACTGGAACCAGATCGAGCCGGAGAACAGCGCGAGGCAGCAGTTGCGCCTGGAGCTGCGCACGTTGGTGCAGACGGCGGTGGTCGAGCTGAGCAAGCCCCCGAAGCTGCCGCCGGCCGACGAGCAGGAGCAGTTCCTCCAGGAGCAGCGCCTGCTGGAGGCGGAGTGGCGGGCGCTGGCGGTGGAGCTCACCCAGGTGGCGACCGGCCGCCAGACGCTGGTGGACCTGGCGGGCACGCTCTACGTGGGGGTGAAGGGCTCGCTCGACGCGCAGGAGAAGATCGACCTGTCGCTCACGCCGTCGGAGCGCGTGTCCGCGCAGCTGCTGGTGAAGCGGCACGAGGAGTTGATCCGCAAGGTGGGCGAGACCAACCACGCGCTGAAGCCGCTGTATCAAATCAAGGAGCTGCCCCGCCTGGACCTGGAGATCGACCGGCTCACCCAGGAGCTCGAGCAGGAGCGCAAGGCCCGCCAGGAGCTGGAGCAGAAGCTGGCGGGGGCGAGCGGCGTGGCCAAGGAGTCGCTGCGCGTGCCGACGCCGCGCTCGCCTGGAGCGGGGAGGACGCGGCGCAACCGGAAGGCGGACTCGCGCAAGGCGCCCCGCGCCCACTCCCCGGAGGCTCCCGAGAAGACGCACTAGTTCGCGCCGCTCTCGGAACCATTTCGTCAACGCACTTCACGTAGGTGGCACGCCATGAGCCTTGGTACGGCAGAAGCCCTTCAGCGACTCTTGTCCCAGTGGAAGCGAGATGTCCTCGCCAACGTTCCTCCCGAGCAGCGCGCGGAGCTGCAGAAACAAATCGAAGCGCGAGCCGACGAGCTGATCACCCGCGCCTCGGACGGCTCGACCGGGTCGCTGTTCTCGGACCTGATGGGGTTGGGCAAGGGAGGAGCCCCCTCGTTCGATGACGTCAGCAAGCCGGTGCTCGTCCAGGACTTCGACGAGTCGGTCATCCAGACGCAGCTCCACGCCGCCGCGGAGCTCTATTACATCTACCAGCACGAGCGGATGAAGGTGTTCCAGGTGGCGGGAGCCCTGCTGCGGCTCTTCCACGATGGGCGCATGCGCATCCAGCGCGGCCCCGGCGCCCGCGCCCTGTACCTGCTGGAGAAGCACCACCCGCTGCGCTACAAGCCGCGGGACCGGCAGCTCGCCTACCGGCGCGCGTTCAACTACGGCGCGCTGGCGGCGCCTCCGGGCGCGGTGGTGTTCCGCAACTTCCACCGCGAGTTCGTCGCCTTCGTGGCCGCCCTCGCCCAGTACTTCCGGGACTTGCTGATCGGCGAGGTGATTCGCGGCTCGCAGACGCTCAACGAGCGGCCCTTCGCCAGCCAGGCCACGATTCAACGGCTGGGCACGGACATGCGCTGGCAGTTGGACCGGGCCACCTACGGCAACATCCTGGCGCTCACGCTGGAGGTGGGTGAGTACCTCAAGACGATCCTCGACGCGCTGGAGTCTCCGGACATCAAGAAGGCGTTCGACGCCAACACCAAGTGGGACGTCATCGAGGTGGTGTCGCGGCGCTACCTGGGCGGGGCGGCCGAAATCTCGCAGCGCTCGAAGATGGCGGACGCGGGGCGGTTGCTGCTCAACTTCGTGGCGGACAACCCGTTCAAGACGCGCGACTTCCGAGACTTCCAGACGGAGGTGGCGCCGCTGGGCCCGGTGGCCGAGGAGTGGATCGCCGCGTACCGGATGACTCCCGAGGGCCGCGCCTTTCGCGGCGTCACGCCCACCCTGCGACGGACCCTCGGCATCCCGAGCGCCGCCGCCGCGCTGTGAGTCGCGGAGCACGGCATGGATGTCCAGCAAGCTCCAGTCAGAGAGGCGGGCACGTACGCACCGGGGACGCCTCGAACCAATGAGGCGCGGATGGTGGCGGTGGCGGTGGGAGGGCAGGTGGCCCACCCCATCATCCGCGCCTCGCCGTATCGGATCGGCCGGGATGGGGTGCTCCGGCTGCTCCCGGGCAGTGGAGGAATCGTCCTCAACCGGCGCGTGGGGGACGCCGCCGTGGGCGTGGCGGGCGACCACGTCGAGGCGGGTGTCTCTCTCCACAACAACGGTCGCGAGGTGGTGGGTCCGCGTGACGGTCCCAACCGGGCGCTCATGTTCTACGCCTGCGTGGGCAACCGGGTGCGGGTCGTCTCCGGTCCCGCCTCGGGTGCGGTGGGCACGGTGGTGGGCAAGCACGGCGGTATCAACCACGTCATCGTCGACTTCGAGCCCCAGGTGACCCGGCGCCTGCTGATCGGCGACCGGATGCAGATCAACGCGTACGGCCAGGGGTTCACGCTGCCGGACTTTCCCGAGGTGAGCCTGCTGAACCTCTCCCCGAGGCTGCTGCGGCGCTGGGGCGTGCGCGCCTCGCGGGGGCGGCTGCGCATCCCCATCACCCATACCGTCCCCTCGCAGTTGATGGGCTCGGGCATGGGGCGCTCGGAGGGCGTGCTGGGGGACCTGGACATCCAGCTCTCGGACAAGGGGCTGGTGCGGCGCTTCCGGCTCGGCTCATTGCGGCTGGGGGACCTGGTGGCGCTGTGCCCGCTGGATTACCGCTTCGGCCCCTCGAGGCGGCAGGGCACCGTTACGGTGGGCGTGGTGGTGCATACCGACAGCCAGATCGCCGGCCATGGGCCCGGGGTGACGCCGCTGTTGATCGCTCCTCGGGACCGGCTGCGGCTCGTCCGTGCGCCCTCGGCCAACCTCGCGCTCGTGCTGGGGCTGCGCAGGAATCTGACTCCGGCCGCTCGCCCCTGATGCCGTGCCGCCTCAGGGGGCGCGCGGCACGGAGGAGGCTCCGAAGCAGCGCGACACCATGGCTGCGCGGGTCTCCACGCCGAGCTTGGAGAAGATCCGCCGCAGGTGGGCCGCCACGGTCCATGTGCTGATCTTCAGCTCCGCGGCGATCTGCTTGTTCACCTGGCCGGCGGCCACGCACGCGACGATTTGCAGCTCGCGCGCGGTGAGCACCCGCGCGTCCGGCAAGGGGACCGCCGTGGGCGTGGGCTCCTCGAAAGGCGCCGGCACGAGGTGGTAGCGCTGGCCGTCGATGATGAGCTCTCCCACGGGGGCGGAGCCCGGGGCGCGAGCCTCGGGGGCGACGAGCAGGACACGGCTGCCTGGGGGAAGCGGGCGCTCCATGGTGGCGTTCTCCTCCCTGGCGCCTTACGCCGGTGCTCCCGCGAGCTCGGGAGAGGACAGGATGCGGCGAACCTCGGCCGCCTCCTTGGTGCGCCCGGCGCTCTGCAGGCTCGCCGCGAGACGCTGGCCCGCGTGCTCTCCGGCGCCCGAGCCCTTCGCCGGCTCCTGAGCGTGCGCCACGAGTCGGGCGACGCTCCGGCGGCCGAGCCGCAGCTCGGCGTGGAACAGGAGCGCCAGCGCGCGTGGCGTGGAGAAGGGGCCGTCTGGTGAGTCCAGCGGCGCCTCGCCCTCGGAGGCCAGGGCCAGCGCGGGGTGGAGCAGCTGCTCGGTGATGTACTCGAGCTGCGCGAGCTGGGCGCCGCGCTCCCGGCCCGCTTGGGCCAGCGCCGCCAGCAGGCGCACGTCCTCTCCCAGGAGCGGCAGCGCCTTGCGGCCTTCGACGGGGTGGCCGTGCTCCACGTCCATGACGGTCAGCGTGGAGGGCTGGCCGAGGGTGGCGTCGATGCCCAGGCGTCCCAACCGCGCCGCGAACGCCGAGGGCTCCTTGCGCTTCCAGCGCGCCAGCGCCTCGATGAGCCCGTTGCCCGACAGCGGCCAGGTGCCCCAGCGCGGGCCCTCTCCCGCGTGAGAGTCCCAGGAGACATGGTCGAACGGCGCCGCGAACCACGCGAGGACGAACTCCAGCGCGCGGGCCTGGGCCTCCGTGAGGCCGAGGCGGAGCAGCTCCGCCTGCGTCGGCGCGCAGGGACCGCGCACCCCCACGGTGCCTCGGTGGAGGAGCTTGCCGTTCTCTCGGCCGAGGACCACCTGCGCCTCTCCCGGAGGCACGAGGGCCACCGAGCCCTGGAGGCGGATCTCCTCCCGGGCGGCGCGGGCGGTGTCGGCGGGGTCCTTCTCCTGGCTGGGCTCGCGGGGCCTGGCCTCGGGCCTCGGGCGCTCTGGACGAGGCTCCGTGGCGCGGGGCTCGGCGGGAGGCGCCTCTTCGGCCCGCGTGTCCGTGAAGGGCGCGGATGGTGGCTCGGAGCGAACGGCGCGGTTGCGAGGACGAGGCGCCTCGGCCCTGGGCGTGGACGCGGGAGGCTCCTGCTCGAGGGTGGTGACCCAGCGATCCAAGAGTTCCATCACCCCCTGGGAAGACAGCGGGGAGCGCGTTCGCTTCGGTTCGGAGTCATGGTCGGCCACGGCAGCCTCCTGGGCGGAGTTTCGTGGCGCGGACTGTGGGAGATCTCCCTGGGACACGAAACGGTCCGCGGGGAGGATCCGCCCTGCGAGGTTGACTGCCGGATGGCGGGGCCGCGCGGGGAGTGATGATCCGACACCGCATGGCCCTGGAGGGTGGGGCCAGGCCGTGTCACGGCATGGCCCTCGAGGTGCCGCCCCGATTCGAGGCCCTCCCGAGGCGCTTTCGCCCAACCTGTCCGATTGTCTGACAGGTTGGGGCAGCGCTCCGCTTGGTCGCCGCAGGGAATCAGCGGCCGGAGTGCAGGTGCTTCTGACCGCGCTTCACCTTGAACTGCTTCTGCTGAGGCTGAGGCGCCTTCGCGCGCTTGGGCGCGGGGGCCTCGGAGGCCATCGTCTTGCGGCCGGTCTCGCGCATGGGGACGGGCTGGGTCGCCTCGGCACCGCGCTGAGGAGTGGTGCGGCGGGGCTTGGCGGCCGGAGTCTCGGCGACGCGCTCGGCGCTGGTGCGGCGAGGCTTGGCGGAGACGGAGTCCTCACGCGAGGTGGAGGGCGGGGCCGAGGTGGCCTCGGCGTTGCGAGAGACAGGCGTCTGCTTGGAGATGCTGGGCTTGCGCGGGCCCCGGCCGATCTTCTCCTGGATCTTGTCCACGGTCTTCACGGCGACGGCGGTGGTCTCCACGAGGGCGCGCGCCCCACGGGTGCCCGCCTTGGCGGCCACCTGCACGCCCCGCTTGCTGACCTTCGCCGCTGCCTTCTTCACGGTGTCTACCAACCCACGTCTGATCGAAGCCATGTGTGCTCTCTCCTTGGAAATTGGTCCCTTGCCGCCAAAGGTAGTCACGGCTCCGCGTGCGGGAAGCGGGGGGGTAGGCTGCCCGGCTGGTGACAGACTCCGGAGTGACAGAAAGTGACACGATGAGAGACGCACGGTTGGAGCTGGTCCAGGGAGACATCACAAAAGTGGAGGCGGACGCGTTGGTGAACGCGGCCAACTCGTCGTTGCTGG encodes:
- a CDS encoding DUF4438 domain-containing protein codes for the protein MDVQQAPVREAGTYAPGTPRTNEARMVAVAVGGQVAHPIIRASPYRIGRDGVLRLLPGSGGIVLNRRVGDAAVGVAGDHVEAGVSLHNNGREVVGPRDGPNRALMFYACVGNRVRVVSGPASGAVGTVVGKHGGINHVIVDFEPQVTRRLLIGDRMQINAYGQGFTLPDFPEVSLLNLSPRLLRRWGVRASRGRLRIPITHTVPSQLMGSGMGRSEGVLGDLDIQLSDKGLVRRFRLGSLRLGDLVALCPLDYRFGPSRRQGTVTVGVVVHTDSQIAGHGPGVTPLLIAPRDRLRLVRAPSANLALVLGLRRNLTPAARP
- a CDS encoding helix-turn-helix domain-containing protein, coding for MERPLPPGSRVLLVAPEARAPGSAPVGELIIDGQRYHLVPAPFEEPTPTAVPLPDARVLTARELQIVACVAAGQVNKQIAAELKISTWTVAAHLRRIFSKLGVETRAAMVSRCFGASSVPRAP